The following coding sequences are from one Triticum dicoccoides isolate Atlit2015 ecotype Zavitan chromosome 4A, WEW_v2.0, whole genome shotgun sequence window:
- the LOC119284305 gene encoding uncharacterized protein LOC119284305, producing the protein MGFPAPVFSECEVPRLLLNLIFLLARLRRLSSWPLRLVSAGVDDDLSFDNSTASGITDHHRHHQEQYDDSEDRCLEELEKHSLAMRFDALSGAGVEAMLLLESCAVCLGDFHGATRVRRHVFHRACLDHWAAHGRRTCPLSRAPLLPCFLLPLPLLLARRYLDEGIIKQLWSTCSCAPGEILGSPDRAMAALWCRVPSWGHHLWSGAGWNRREVVWRAFSRVDDGGSRRHGAAGSRRWTWHDGLAQGGGAV; encoded by the coding sequence ATGGGGTTCCCGGCGCCGGTGTTCTCAGAGTGCGAGGTGCCCAGGTTGCTGCTCAACCTCATATTCCTGCtcgcccgcctccgccgcctctcCTCCTGGCCGCTCCGCCTCGTCAGCGCCGGCGTCGACGACGACCTCAGCTTTGACAACTCCACTGCCTCCGGCATCACCGACCACCACCGCCATCACCAGGAGCAGTACGATGATTCTGAAGACCGCTGCCTCGAGGAGCTGGAGAAGCATTCCCTGGCCATGCGCTTCGACGcgctctccggtgccggagtcgaaGCTATGCTGCTGCTGGAGAGCTGCGCGGTGTGCCTCGGCGACTTCCATGGCGCCACGCGCGTGCGCCGGCACGTCTTCCACCGTGCCTGCCTCGATCACTGGGCCGCGCACGGGCGCCGCACCTGCCCGCTCAGCCGGGCGCCGCTCCTCCCGTGCTTCCTCCTGCCGCTGCCACTCCTCCTGgcacgtcgttaccttgatgaaggcatcatcaAGCAACTATGGTCAACCTGCTCGTGCGCTCCAGGAGAAATCCTAGGATCACCGGATCGGGCGATGGCGGCGCTGTGGTGTCGTGTTCCCTCTTGGGGGCATCATTTGTGGAGCGGCGCCGGATGGAACAGGCGTGAGGTGGTGTGGCGTGCATTCTCTCGCGTCGACGATGGCGGGTCTCGGCGGCATGGAGCAGCAGGGTCTCGGCGCTGGACATGGCATGATGGCCTCGCACAGGGTGGTGGCGCTGTTTGA